The following are from one region of the Variovorax sp. V213 genome:
- a CDS encoding ShlB/FhaC/HecB family hemolysin secretion/activation protein, whose protein sequence is MRVSQRSTPIALAVTALVGATLLAAGQRTHAADAEATALLPTQDPCGTCDRPIAQATGTVAPQSLPAPPPPAVTFKLTDLRLNGVKALTNEELQSITAPYIGRNVTLGDLEGLAQAITARYKERGYFLAQAVVPVQTVRDGIVEISVIEGRLGKVDVNVAPDAPLSEARVRGFLAPLQPGEAVSAPAYERSMLLLSDQPGIKVSSALQEGTQPGTTDLSVEVAAAPRWAFTAEADNHGTKESGRFRVGGTARWLSPFGIGDNLDVRAMVSNNNALQFGRVAYEAPVGTSGLRAGLGLARVNYELGGEFAELGAQGKADVLDFSLNYPLIRQRQQNLFLRLSADVKNLTDEMNAVDVISKKRVHGFGLGWAWERRDEVFGGGYWASSGTLYRGDLSIRDEQSRTFDQSIAGHHTEGGYTKLNFQLSRLQAIVPNHSLYVSVGGQWASKNLDASEKLSLGGARAVRAYPSGELLVDEGAIGTVEWRWSVNSELTPFVFYDAARGKIVRDPSPFDTGPNRHSLRGFGIGISWARPGNFAINATLAWRDGTRPAQTDGGGRNPRLYVQAQKVF, encoded by the coding sequence GCGGCCGACGCCGAAGCCACTGCCTTGCTGCCGACGCAAGACCCCTGCGGCACCTGCGACCGGCCGATCGCCCAGGCCACCGGCACCGTCGCGCCGCAGAGCCTGCCAGCCCCGCCGCCGCCCGCGGTCACCTTCAAGCTCACCGACCTGCGCCTCAACGGTGTCAAGGCGCTGACCAACGAAGAATTGCAGAGCATCACCGCGCCTTACATCGGGCGCAACGTCACGCTCGGCGATCTCGAAGGCCTCGCGCAAGCCATCACCGCCCGCTACAAGGAGCGCGGCTACTTTCTCGCGCAGGCCGTGGTGCCGGTGCAGACCGTGCGCGACGGCATCGTCGAGATCAGCGTCATCGAAGGCCGCCTTGGCAAGGTCGACGTCAATGTCGCACCCGATGCACCCCTCAGCGAGGCCCGCGTGCGCGGCTTCCTCGCGCCGCTGCAACCTGGGGAGGCCGTGAGCGCGCCGGCCTATGAACGCTCGATGCTGCTGCTGTCGGACCAGCCCGGCATCAAGGTTTCATCGGCGCTGCAAGAGGGAACGCAGCCAGGCACCACCGACCTGTCGGTCGAGGTGGCGGCCGCGCCCCGCTGGGCCTTCACGGCCGAGGCCGACAATCACGGCACCAAGGAATCGGGACGCTTTCGCGTTGGCGGCACCGCGCGCTGGCTCAGCCCCTTCGGCATCGGCGACAACCTCGACGTGCGTGCGATGGTGTCCAACAACAACGCGCTGCAGTTCGGCCGCGTGGCCTACGAGGCACCTGTCGGCACCAGCGGCTTGCGCGCCGGCCTCGGGCTCGCGCGCGTCAACTACGAGCTTGGCGGCGAGTTCGCCGAGCTCGGCGCGCAGGGCAAGGCCGACGTGCTCGATTTCTCGCTCAACTACCCGCTCATCCGCCAGCGCCAGCAGAACCTGTTCCTGCGCCTGAGTGCCGACGTGAAGAATCTGACCGACGAGATGAATGCGGTCGATGTCATATCGAAGAAGCGCGTGCACGGCTTTGGCCTCGGCTGGGCCTGGGAGCGGCGCGACGAGGTGTTCGGCGGCGGCTACTGGGCCAGCTCGGGCACGCTCTACCGCGGCGACCTCTCGATCCGCGATGAGCAGAGCCGCACCTTCGACCAGAGCATCGCGGGCCATCACACCGAGGGCGGCTACACCAAGCTGAACTTCCAGCTCTCGCGGCTGCAGGCCATCGTGCCGAACCATTCGCTTTATGTGTCGGTGGGCGGGCAATGGGCCAGCAAGAACCTGGACGCCTCCGAGAAGCTCTCGCTGGGCGGTGCGCGCGCGGTGCGCGCCTACCCGTCCGGGGAGTTGCTGGTGGACGAGGGCGCGATCGGCACCGTCGAATGGCGCTGGTCCGTCAACTCGGAGCTCACGCCCTTCGTGTTCTATGACGCCGCGCGCGGAAAGATCGTGCGCGATCCCTCGCCCTTCGACACCGGTCCCAACCGCCACAGCCTGCGCGGCTTCGGCATCGGCATTTCGTGGGCCCGGCCCGGCAACTTTGCGATCAACGCGACGCTCGCCTGGCGCGACGGCACCCGGCCGGCGCAGACCGATGGCGGCGGCCGCAACCCGCGTTTGTACGTGCAGGCGCAAAAGGTGTTCTGA
- a CDS encoding beta strand repeat-containing protein, with translation MAMHNRSPRFRPRLRLRPVALALVCLGLAPALAQTLPTGFSAIAGGVSAATPNPSTMNITQTTARAIAQWNTFSIGAGATLNVAQPSTSSVLLNRLVGGAPASVIAGAMNANGHVYLINPAGVTFSAGSSVSVGGLVASALNMSTSDEAFMGGATRLEFVRPSGAFGSVENDGSIVVGNGGTAALIGPMVANRGSIVANGGTAAMASGETVTIDFAGDGLTTLRVTPGIYSSVVNSGTMQANGGRVALIATSGSEVSNGVVNSRGVLRADSMVSRNGEIILDSGLSPEGVQMTGGLVSAAGNGAGLTGGSIDIQGRVIGLVPFVPPLSSVPPPPPPGSDDRGVLDASGSAGGGRIRLYANAVSEIGDTGAIALGAGSILRADAVASGNGGDVRVLAERTLRAYGSISARGGAGGGNGGFIETSGGFAAPADGLGGGFGIDGLRVDAAAPAGTAGTWLIDPFNVDIVPGAAAGTLPTNPFEPLAASTIQDGDINAALNGGTSVRITTGAVGAGSPTDGDIRMFNGVRINYSTANGPLTFQLDAHRSVRGDANVVIESSGAGGPLDVVFNTDVNGAGAATGGGQVSYSGDIYTNGGNVVMNGAWSAAGAGPSVSLNGNIIDTRVGRTDAGAGGSVTIFGNTSGPSGGGFTDAAVNISGVQIATSTGDVDITGIGANTSGVRLASRFSVTGLPNRQTDISTTSGNITVRGVGNFSGNSSENPGHGVVLNDAVLRSVDGDIAVRGLRQAGAAGPGTGGDGVLLRNGSRIATTGSGSIEITGQAEGNGAGVRLGPVAPVPGVFPPVLAGVSVSSAGGNVVLRASNDGSTDALVIDGTVSAGNVVNLRPGGVAADGTAFDQVATPITLGGTASTGFAVSADEFSRISAGNAVVAGSNAHAADINVVGPLALASGFTLQNGGGGNIALQAPITAPRVGLVSAGNITQTAAAPITAGTLLALSTGGSVLLDQAANNVSANTLGGGAAGAFRYQDVDELRVGPVSVVGYDAAGNAPQVVSAGSMAADTVFVRTLSGDLQLGTAVSSTSGTDLVAAARFQNVGGAGLGGAPWRVWADTWVGETRGGIAGSGLLPNLYNCAYLGLCGVSVSPGDNHFIYAQQPTATVVIGNASRPAGLNNPLFTWSITGLILGDRGAGFNGAVGTAATRSSPPGAYAINGSFTSAEGYLVNVVPGTLTVGGFPQIPQVDVIREVPTSWLYDRNIGQPPICFATGPLEGDRASQGNDVLAREWSRVRSRPNLTSCVDTEKRNGCADF, from the coding sequence ATGGCAATGCACAACCGTTCCCCACGATTCCGGCCGCGCCTGCGGCTGCGTCCGGTCGCGCTCGCGCTGGTGTGCCTGGGCCTGGCGCCCGCGCTGGCCCAGACCCTGCCGACCGGTTTCTCGGCCATTGCCGGGGGCGTGTCTGCCGCGACGCCGAACCCCTCGACGATGAACATCACGCAGACGACGGCGCGCGCGATTGCCCAATGGAACACCTTCTCGATCGGCGCGGGCGCGACGCTCAACGTGGCGCAGCCGAGCACGAGCAGCGTGTTGCTGAACCGCCTCGTGGGCGGTGCTCCGGCCTCGGTGATCGCGGGCGCCATGAATGCAAACGGCCACGTCTACCTGATCAACCCGGCGGGCGTGACGTTCTCGGCGGGCTCGTCGGTCAGTGTCGGCGGGCTGGTCGCTTCGGCGCTGAACATGTCCACGAGCGACGAGGCATTCATGGGCGGTGCGACCCGGCTCGAGTTCGTGCGGCCCAGCGGCGCCTTCGGCTCGGTGGAGAACGACGGCAGCATCGTGGTCGGCAATGGCGGCACCGCCGCGTTGATCGGCCCGATGGTGGCCAACCGCGGCAGCATCGTTGCGAACGGCGGCACGGCCGCGATGGCCTCGGGCGAGACTGTGACGATCGACTTCGCGGGCGACGGACTGACCACGTTGCGCGTGACGCCCGGCATCTACAGCAGCGTGGTGAACAGCGGCACCATGCAGGCCAACGGCGGGCGCGTGGCGCTGATCGCGACCAGCGGCTCCGAGGTCTCGAATGGCGTGGTCAATTCACGCGGCGTGCTGCGGGCCGACTCGATGGTTTCGCGCAACGGCGAGATCATCCTGGACAGCGGCCTTTCGCCCGAGGGCGTGCAAATGACCGGCGGCCTGGTGTCCGCGGCCGGCAACGGCGCCGGCCTCACTGGAGGCTCGATCGACATCCAGGGCCGCGTGATCGGGCTCGTGCCCTTCGTTCCCCCGCTTTCGTCCGTTCCACCGCCGCCGCCGCCTGGGTCCGACGACCGCGGCGTCCTCGATGCGAGCGGCAGCGCGGGCGGCGGGCGCATCCGCCTTTATGCGAACGCGGTGAGCGAAATAGGCGATACCGGCGCAATCGCGCTCGGCGCCGGTTCGATCCTGCGCGCGGACGCCGTTGCATCTGGCAACGGCGGTGACGTTCGCGTGCTGGCCGAGCGCACCCTGCGTGCCTACGGCAGCATCTCGGCGCGCGGTGGCGCGGGCGGCGGCAACGGCGGCTTCATTGAAACCTCGGGTGGCTTTGCCGCGCCCGCCGATGGGCTCGGCGGCGGCTTCGGCATCGACGGGCTGCGCGTGGACGCCGCCGCGCCTGCTGGCACCGCGGGCACCTGGCTCATCGACCCGTTCAATGTCGACATTGTCCCCGGTGCCGCGGCCGGCACGCTTCCGACCAACCCCTTCGAACCGCTGGCGGCCAGCACGATCCAGGACGGCGACATCAATGCGGCCCTCAATGGCGGCACCAGCGTGCGCATCACCACCGGCGCCGTGGGCGCGGGTTCGCCCACGGATGGCGACATCCGGATGTTCAACGGCGTGCGCATCAACTACAGCACCGCCAACGGTCCGTTGACCTTCCAGCTCGACGCCCATCGCAGCGTGCGCGGCGACGCCAACGTGGTGATCGAGTCCTCGGGCGCCGGCGGGCCGCTCGACGTGGTGTTCAACACCGACGTCAACGGCGCCGGCGCCGCGACCGGCGGGGGACAGGTGAGCTACAGCGGCGACATCTACACCAACGGCGGCAATGTCGTGATGAACGGCGCCTGGTCGGCCGCAGGGGCGGGCCCGAGCGTGAGCCTCAACGGCAACATCATCGACACGCGCGTCGGCCGCACCGATGCCGGTGCGGGCGGCTCCGTGACGATCTTCGGCAACACCAGCGGGCCCTCGGGCGGCGGCTTCACGGACGCGGCGGTCAACATCAGCGGCGTGCAGATCGCCACCTCGACCGGCGACGTCGACATCACGGGCATCGGCGCCAACACCAGCGGCGTACGGCTCGCCTCACGCTTCTCGGTCACCGGCTTGCCGAACCGGCAGACCGACATTTCGACCACCAGCGGCAACATCACGGTGCGCGGCGTCGGCAACTTCTCGGGCAACAGCAGCGAGAACCCGGGCCATGGCGTGGTGCTCAACGATGCGGTGCTTCGCTCGGTCGATGGCGACATCGCGGTGCGCGGCCTGCGCCAGGCCGGCGCAGCCGGTCCGGGCACTGGAGGGGACGGGGTGCTGCTGCGCAACGGCTCGCGGATCGCCACGACCGGCAGCGGCAGCATCGAGATCACGGGCCAGGCCGAGGGCAACGGCGCCGGCGTGCGGCTCGGGCCCGTGGCGCCCGTGCCGGGCGTGTTCCCGCCGGTGCTCGCGGGCGTTTCCGTGTCTTCGGCCGGCGGCAACGTCGTGCTGCGCGCCAGCAACGACGGCAGCACCGATGCGCTGGTCATCGACGGCACCGTGAGCGCGGGCAACGTCGTCAACCTTCGTCCCGGCGGCGTGGCGGCCGACGGCACGGCTTTCGACCAGGTTGCCACGCCGATCACGCTCGGCGGCACGGCCAGCACGGGCTTCGCGGTGTCGGCCGACGAGTTCTCCCGCATTTCGGCCGGCAACGCCGTCGTGGCCGGCAGCAATGCGCATGCGGCCGACATCAACGTCGTCGGGCCGCTCGCCCTGGCCTCGGGCTTCACGCTGCAGAACGGCGGCGGCGGCAACATCGCACTGCAGGCGCCCATCACGGCGCCGCGCGTGGGTCTGGTGTCCGCCGGCAACATCACGCAGACCGCGGCCGCGCCGATCACGGCCGGCACGCTGCTGGCCCTTTCCACCGGCGGCAGCGTGCTGCTCGACCAGGCGGCCAACAACGTGAGCGCGAACACGCTGGGCGGCGGGGCTGCCGGCGCGTTCCGCTACCAGGATGTGGACGAGCTGCGCGTCGGCCCCGTGTCGGTCGTCGGCTACGACGCCGCCGGCAACGCGCCGCAGGTGGTGTCGGCCGGCTCGATGGCCGCGGACACGGTGTTCGTGCGCACGCTGAGCGGCGACCTGCAACTCGGCACGGCGGTGAGCAGCACTTCCGGCACCGACCTGGTGGCTGCGGCGCGCTTCCAGAACGTCGGTGGTGCCGGCCTCGGCGGCGCGCCGTGGCGCGTGTGGGCCGACACCTGGGTTGGCGAAACGCGCGGCGGGATCGCCGGCTCGGGCCTGCTGCCGAATCTCTACAACTGCGCCTACCTGGGCCTGTGCGGCGTCAGCGTGTCGCCGGGCGACAACCACTTCATCTATGCGCAGCAGCCGACCGCGACCGTCGTGATCGGCAATGCGTCCCGACCGGCCGGCCTGAACAATCCGCTCTTCACCTGGAGCATCACGGGCCTGATCCTCGGCGACCGCGGCGCCGGCTTCAATGGTGCAGTGGGCACCGCGGCCACGCGGTCGAGCCCACCCGGCGCCTATGCGATCAACGGCAGCTTCACGTCGGCCGAAGGCTATCTGGTCAATGTGGTGCCGGGGACGCTCACGGTCGGCGGCTTTCCGCAGATTCCCCAGGTCGATGTGATCCGCGAAGTGCCGACCTCCTGGCTGTATGACCGCAACATCGGTCAGCCACCGATCTGCTTCGCGACGGGCCCGCTGGAGGGCGACCGCGCCTCGCAGGGCAACGACGTGCTGGCGCGCGAATGGTCGCGCGTGCGCTCGCGGCCGAATCTCACGAGTTGCGTCGATACCGAGAAGCGCAACGGCTGCGCCGACTTCTAG
- a CDS encoding ATP-binding protein, with protein sequence MSDKLPPEGTRADITSPPPQSAPKLMVRGNLQRDLFRLGVVPCAAVALALTGWFTHSRLQTLEAAFDAEGQAVARQVAAMSDLSLYAGDLPALQNVANAALRGGQVMRVEISNSAGVYVTAGPKAPSLAQLRMFTSPVTLREASRASAFAPAGSTAAGETPIGLVQTFRDTTAYARERSRSLFAGIGIALVALLAAWASVRHMARTVARPLRRVSRTVAALEAGHFEARCDVVEGDSHNAPPAASRGGSHELAVLARDIDRLAERLQSNRRISEERVREATAVALQRMAEAEQAALSRARFLAAASHDLRQPLHAMGLFIDGLLPGASPAQRPAVLRLQESTEFMGVLLDDLLEISRLDAQVLTPTITKVPLAALFDQLDAQHAATASETRVRLRWSDRGLAVRSDAALLQRIVGNLVANALRHAPSGGTVLVAARRSRKDGDNVRIEVRDNGVGIAPIHQGRIFEEFYQVANTERDRRRGFGLGLAICARIAALLGTRITVRSALQAGSTFALTVPAARADEATTPEPTPMALTPLAGLHCMVIDDDPVILDGSRALLEQWGCQVECVSTGAEAIARLGTGDLHFDAVLCDLQLAGDDDGMDVITAAKRLQPDALAVLVSGATGPEVLQRLRHGGVMLLTKPVAPAKLRALLTTRRHAHAA encoded by the coding sequence ATGAGCGACAAGCTGCCGCCCGAAGGCACGCGCGCCGACATCACCTCGCCGCCGCCCCAGTCCGCGCCCAAGCTGATGGTGCGCGGCAACCTGCAGCGCGACCTGTTCCGGCTCGGCGTTGTTCCGTGCGCCGCGGTGGCGCTCGCGCTCACCGGCTGGTTCACCCACAGCCGCCTGCAAACGCTCGAAGCGGCCTTCGACGCCGAAGGCCAGGCCGTGGCGCGCCAGGTGGCGGCCATGTCCGACCTGAGCCTCTATGCCGGCGACCTGCCGGCGCTGCAGAACGTGGCCAACGCCGCGCTGCGCGGCGGGCAGGTGATGCGGGTCGAGATCAGCAACAGCGCCGGCGTCTACGTGACGGCCGGGCCCAAGGCGCCCTCGCTCGCGCAGCTGCGCATGTTCACCTCGCCGGTCACGCTGCGCGAAGCCTCGCGCGCCAGCGCCTTCGCGCCTGCGGGCTCCACCGCGGCGGGTGAAACGCCCATCGGTCTGGTGCAGACCTTTCGCGACACCACCGCCTACGCGCGCGAGCGCAGCCGCTCGCTCTTCGCGGGCATCGGCATCGCGCTCGTCGCCCTGCTCGCGGCCTGGGCGTCGGTGCGCCACATGGCGCGCACCGTGGCACGGCCGCTGCGCCGCGTGTCGCGCACGGTGGCCGCGCTGGAGGCCGGGCATTTCGAAGCGCGCTGCGACGTGGTGGAGGGCGATTCGCACAACGCGCCGCCGGCGGCCAGCAGGGGCGGCTCGCACGAACTCGCGGTGCTCGCGCGCGACATCGACCGGCTGGCCGAGCGGCTGCAGAGCAACCGCCGCATCAGCGAGGAGCGCGTGCGCGAAGCCACCGCGGTGGCGCTGCAGCGCATGGCCGAGGCCGAGCAGGCGGCGCTGTCGCGTGCACGGTTCCTGGCCGCGGCCAGCCACGACCTGCGCCAGCCGCTGCATGCCATGGGCCTTTTCATCGACGGCCTGCTGCCGGGCGCCAGCCCCGCGCAGCGCCCGGCCGTGCTGCGCTTGCAGGAGAGCACCGAGTTCATGGGCGTGCTGCTGGACGACCTGCTGGAGATCTCGCGGCTCGATGCCCAGGTGCTGACCCCCACGATCACCAAGGTGCCGCTGGCCGCGCTGTTCGACCAGCTCGATGCGCAGCATGCGGCCACCGCGTCGGAAACCCGCGTGCGGCTGCGCTGGAGCGACCGCGGCCTTGCGGTGCGCAGCGATGCGGCGCTGCTGCAGCGCATCGTCGGCAACCTGGTGGCCAACGCGCTGCGCCATGCCCCTTCTGGCGGCACCGTGCTGGTGGCCGCGCGCCGCAGCCGCAAGGACGGCGACAACGTCCGCATCGAGGTGCGCGACAACGGCGTGGGCATTGCACCCATCCACCAGGGCCGGATCTTCGAAGAGTTCTACCAGGTGGCCAACACCGAGCGCGACCGGCGCCGCGGCTTCGGGCTGGGCCTGGCCATCTGCGCGCGCATTGCCGCGCTGCTCGGCACCCGCATCACGGTGCGCTCCGCGCTGCAGGCGGGCAGCACCTTTGCGCTCACCGTGCCCGCGGCCCGTGCCGACGAGGCCACGACGCCCGAGCCCACGCCCATGGCGCTCACGCCCCTGGCGGGCTTGCACTGCATGGTGATCGACGACGACCCGGTCATCCTCGACGGCAGCCGCGCCCTGCTGGAGCAGTGGGGCTGCCAGGTCGAATGCGTTTCCACGGGTGCCGAGGCCATCGCGCGGCTGGGCACTGGCGACCTGCATTTCGATGCGGTGCTGTGCGACCTGCAACTGGCCGGCGACGACGACGGCATGGACGTGATCACCGCCGCCAAGCGTCTGCAGCCCGACGCGCTTGCGGTGCTCGTCTCCGGCGCCACCGGGCCCGAGGTGCTGCAGCGCCTGCGCCACGGCGGCGTGATGCTGTTGACGAAGCCGGTCGCGCCGGCCAAGCTGCGCGCACTGCTCACCACGCGGCGGCATGCGCACGCGGCATGA